Proteins encoded within one genomic window of Bombina bombina isolate aBomBom1 chromosome 1, aBomBom1.pri, whole genome shotgun sequence:
- the ERCC6L gene encoding DNA excision repair protein ERCC-6-like, producing the protein MEQRDSGDHGDLPRTPLDPEIAEQYKRFVKQGKQEVKNENLLKSMEYFRLAYNIHPNEKLKGHIEKIGAALQELDLQGEEDDEFVEVLDSGLLLYKELYNKLFDHQKEGVAFLYRLYRDGRKGGILADDMGLGKTIQIITFLSGMFDSELIKYVLLIMPTTLISNWMKEFAKWTPGMRVREFHGTSKKERANNLEVIQRKSGILITTYQMLINNWQQLSTYNGREFIWDYIILDEAHKIKSSSTKTAKACYAVPSKNRILLTGTPIQNNLREMWALYDFACQGSLLGTSKTFKMEYENPITRAREKDATPGEKALGLKISENLMKIIQPYFLRRTKNDVQDKVSKQEIHVHSKGLTMPSLTRKNDLIIWVYLSPIQEDVYRKFLSLDHIKELLMTTRSPLAELNILKKLCDHPRLLSARACIQLGLDGDDDHYIEDLNQQYGEKDDGQNSEGVHETVMKYDHLPDEVLIEESGKLRLLIDLLHNLKDEGHRTLVFSLSRKMLDIVDRILNNQGFTVMRIDGTVPLPEREKRINQFQRNTACSVLLLTTQVGGVGLTLTSADRVVIFDPSWNPATDAQAVDRAYRIGQQENVVIYRLITCGTVEEKIYRRQIFKDSLIRQTTGDKKNPFRYFSKQELKELFTLEDTRTSSTQIQLQNMHSAQRKTDTQLDHHIAFLHTLQIFGISDHDLIYTNEACSQDDDDCEDEHEGHYIQQRVQKAHELMQMESQINRQLMEQVRNGTEGAWLRQNTFPEKSKERNLPNTKPSNPFPITVDLTEDAVGDISCQMTSMVIDDSVEVDKEFPPAPFTREKSNLQNHNTNSDSLVIEDEEQNAESRTSSSSQNIPSLSPEEKIVTKTVESSLDSSSEPINLYAKDAHVNVSASSESSLIQDHNMSLNIKHVNSFSGQLHNSVFEVSGGVKEECTEFKISMSKSHLQCDFNLVLEDSIANLSQNAILDASEQEMGSVMETSVAPEKEAILVLEDSMEEENPGLMALETSEMFEMNGNRSEAMEKSSVKPQLEDGYFETVEKFHHERQEVFGSCAENKVNGSEHRSNIHIDSEEEADEVFFTGRKKTVRRICSDSESDNSVCNVEDNSFVFSPFNSPSIKGISASTPKLEKATAKIWDVSSGPRRRSIASRRSIVHVAVEETDDVLESLDDSSSSDSGEEEDELVAPEAKEAEEQVSELLEEPAGETLPQDESLSNGADEYDSDSFVVKSSSDQEEDSNTDETASNVELGSGEQMDCLAPETENFQGIALNEDRYSTLVKHGKKLKEQGNVKEALDCFLNALDIKSGDPEVMLLTLNLYRQMS; encoded by the exons ATGGAACAGCGCGACTCTGGTGATCACGGTGACCTGCCCCGGACACCACTGGACCCCGAGATAGCGGAGCAGTATAAGCG CTTTGTGAAGCAGGGAAAACAGGAAGTAAAAAATGAAAACCTGTTGAAATCAATGGAATATTTTCGGCTGGCATACAACATCCATCCAAATGAAAAGTTAAAAGGGCACATTGAAAAGATTGGAGCTGCACTTCAGGAACTTGATTTGCAGGGTGAGGAAGATGATGAATTTGTGGAAGTGCTAGACAGTGGATTGCTTCTTTACAAAGAACTGTATAACAAGCTTTTTGACCATCAGAAAGAAGGAGTTGCCTTTCTTTATCGTCTGTACAGAGATGGAAGGAAAGGAGGTATTTTGGCAGATGATATGGGCTTGGGAAAGACTATACAGATTATTACATTTCTTTCTGGCATGTTTGATTCTGAACTAATCAAATATGTTCTGCTGATAATGCCAACAACATTAATAAGTAACTGGATGAAAGAATTTGCTAAATGGACTCCAGGAATGAGAGTGCGTGAATTTCATGGCACAagtaagaaagagagagcaaacaatCTTGAAGTAATTCAGAGAAAGAGTGGTATTCTTATTACAACTTACCAAATGTTGATAAATAACTGGCAACAGCTTTCAACCTACAATGGAAGAGAATTTATCTGGGACTACATCATTTTAGATGAAGCTCATAAAATAAAATCTTCGTCAACTAAGACAGCTAAAGCTTGTTATGCCGTTCCTTCAAAAAATCGTATTCTTCTAACTGGAACACCTATCCAAAACAATCTACGTGAGATGTGGGCATTATATGACTTTGCTTGTCAAGGAAGCTTGCTGGGGAcctcaaaaacatttaaaatggagTATGAAAATCCAATTACACGTGCAAGAGAGAAAGATGCCACACCAGGTGAGAAAGCTCTTGGACTAAAAATTTCAGAAAATCTCATGAAAATTATACAACCTTACTTCCTGAGACGTACAAAGAATGATGTGCAGGACAAAGTATCTAAGCAAGAAATACATGTTCATTCTAAAGGCCTTACAATGCCTTCTCTCACACGAAAGAATGACTTAATCATATGGGTTTATTTGTCGCCAATTCAAGAAGACGTTTACAGAAAGTTTCTATCTCTAGACCATATCAAAGAATTACTTATGACCACAAGATCTCCATTAGCAGAGTTAAACATTCTAAAAAAGTTGTGTGATCATCCTAGACTGCTTTCTGCAAGAGCTTGCATCCAGCTTGGGCTTGATGGGGATGATGACCATTATATTGAAGATCTGAACCAGCAATATGGAGAAAAGGATGATGGCCAGAACAGTGAAGGTGTTCATGAAACAGTTATGAAGTATGACCACCTTCCAGATGAGGTTTTGATTGAGGAATCTGGAAAACTGAGGTTACTTATTGATCTCCTACACAATCTCAAAGATGAAGGTCACAGAACCCTTGTATTTTCCCTGTCAAGAAAAATGTTGGACATTGTTGATCGTATCCTTAATAATCAGGGATTTACAGTCATGCGTATTGATGGAACAGTGCCTCTTCCAGAACGAGAGAAAAGAATAAACCAGTTTCAGAGGAATACTGCCTGTTCTGTGCTTTTACTGACAACACAGGTTGGAGGTGTTGGCTTAACTCTTACTTCAGCCGATCGAGTGGTTATCTTTGATCCGAGCTGGAACCCTGCTACTGACGCGCAAGCTGTTGATAGAGCCTACAGAATTGGACAGCAGGAGAATGTTGTGATTTATCGGCTCATTACTTGTGGAACCGTGGAAGAGAAAATATACAGAAGGCAGATATTTAAAGACTCGTTAATAAGGCAGACAACTGGTGATAAGAAAAATCCTTTCCGTTACTTCTCAAAGCAAGAGTTAAAGGAATTGTTTACTTTAGAAGATACTAGGACCTCCTCAACACAGATTCAACTTCAAAATATGCATTCAGCTCAGAGGAAAACTGACACCCAGCTTGATCATCACATTGCATTTTTGCACACCTTGCAAATTTTTGGCATATCAGATCATGACCTAATTTATACAAATGAGGCCTGTTCCCAAGATGATGATGATTGTGAAGATGAACATGAAGGACATTACATTCAACAAAGGGTGCAAAAGGCACATGAGCTTATGCAGATGGAATCTCAAATTAATCGGCAACTGATGGAACAGGTTAGGAATGGAACTGAGGGAGCATGGTTGAGGCAAAATACATTTCCTGAAAAGTCAAAGGAAAGAAACCTTCCCAATACAAAGCCTTCAAATCCTTTTCCTATAACCGTTGACCTCACGGAGGATGCAGTTGGGGATATTAGCTGCCAGATGACAAGTATGGTAATTGATGACTCTGTTGAAGTGGATAAAGAGTTCCCTCCTGCTCCATTTACCAGGGAAAAAAGTAACCTGCAAAATCATAATACTAATTCTGACTCTCTTGTAATAGAAGATGAAGAGCAAAATGCTGAAAGCAGAACTTCTAGTTCTTCCCAAAACATACCTTCCTTGAGCCCAGAagaaaaaattgttacaaaaacagtGGAGTCTTCTTTGGATTCTAGCAGTGAACCGATTAACCTTTATGCAAAAGATGCTCATGTTAATGTTTCAGCATCTAGTGAAAGCTCTTTAATACAAGATCATAATATGTCATTAAATATTAAGCATGTTAACAGTTTTTCTGGACAGTTGCATAACTCTGTATTTGAAGTAAGTGGGGGTGTAAAGGAAGAATGTACTGAATTTAAAATTTCTATGTCAAAGTCACATTTACAATGTGACTTCAATCTTGTACTTGAAGATTCAATTGCAAATCTAAGTCAGAATGCTATTTTGGATGCATCTGAACAAGAGATGGGAAGTGTAATGGAAACATCTGTGGCACCAGAAAAGGAAGCAATATTGGTGTTGGAAGATTCAATGGAAGAAGAAAATCCAGGGCTAATGGCACTTGAAACTTCTGAAATGTTTGAAATGAATGGAAATAGAAGTGAAGCAATGGAAAAGTCAAGTGTCAAACCACAATTAGAAGATGGTTATTTTGAGACTGTTGAGAAATTTCATCATGAAAGGCAAGAGGTTTTTGGGTCCTGTGCTGAAAACAAAGTTAATGGGAGTGAACATCGATCCAATATTCACATAGATAGTGAAGAGGAAGCAGATGAGGTCTTTTTTACTGGAAGAAAGAAAACTGTTAGAAGAATTTGCTCTGATAGTGAGAGTGACAATTCAGTCTGCAATGTTGAAGATAATAGCTTTGTGTTCTCACCATTCAACAGTCCTTCAATCAAGGGCATAAGTGCATCAACACCAAAATTAGAAAAAGCAACAGCCAAAATTTGGGATGTAAGTAGTGGCCCTAGACGCAGATCCATTGCATCTAGAAGATCTATTGTTCATGTAGCAGTAGAGGAAACGGATGATGTGCTTGAGTCTCTTGATGATAGCAGTTCATCAGATAGTGGTGAAGAGGAAGATGAACTTGTTGCACCTGAGGCCAAGGAGGCTGAGGAGCAAGTGTCTGAGTTATTGGAAGAACCAGCTGGTGAAACTCTGCCTCAGGATGAAAGTCTATCAAATGGTGCAGATGAGTATGATTCTGATAGCTTTGTAGTGAAGAGCTCTTCTGACCAAGAAGAGGACAGTAACACAGATGAGACGGCTAGTAACGTGGAACTTGGCTCAGGAGAACAAATGGATTGTCTTGCACCAGAAACGGagaactttcaaggtattgcttTAAATGAGGATCGTTATTCTACACTTGTAAAACATGGCAAGAAACTTAAAGAACAGGGCAATGTGAAGGAGGCTTTGGACTGTTTCTTAAATGCTCTTGACATAAAGTCAGGAGATCCTGAGGTTATGTTACTGACTTTAAACTTATACAGACAGATgtcttaa